From one Aquicella siphonis genomic stretch:
- the pdxA gene encoding 4-hydroxythreonine-4-phosphate dehydrogenase PdxA, with product MSEAAVPHPGTVPQRILITPGEPAGIGPDITIQIAQQPWPAELAVVADPDLLLRRARETGLPLTLDEIDTDSPPSAHRPGTLKILPVKMRSTVEPGKLNPACAVYVVETLEKAAALCLKKQSHAIVTGPVHKGIINQAGIPFSGHTEFFAKYCQVPQTIMLFVVKDLKVALATTHLPLSAVSAAITKTHLQTILTLLNTELKHRFQIKTPRILVCGLNPHAGEGGYLGREEIDTINPVLESLRAQGLLIEGALPADTIFTPKYLNRADVVLAMYHDQALPLVKYLGFGHAVNVTLGLPFIRTSVDHGTALDIAGTKKADAGSLEAALTLAIAMPQ from the coding sequence ATGTCAGAAGCCGCTGTTCCCCATCCAGGAACAGTACCTCAGCGTATCCTGATCACACCAGGCGAACCGGCCGGGATTGGTCCGGACATCACTATTCAAATTGCGCAGCAACCCTGGCCTGCGGAACTTGCTGTCGTTGCTGATCCTGATCTTCTATTGCGGCGGGCGCGTGAAACCGGGCTGCCCCTGACTCTTGATGAGATTGATACGGACTCTCCTCCCTCGGCGCACCGCCCCGGCACACTGAAAATTCTGCCGGTGAAAATGCGCAGCACCGTGGAACCGGGCAAATTGAATCCGGCGTGCGCCGTTTATGTGGTCGAAACACTGGAAAAAGCGGCAGCACTCTGCCTGAAAAAACAGTCACACGCGATTGTGACCGGGCCGGTGCATAAAGGCATTATTAATCAGGCCGGAATACCTTTTTCGGGCCATACCGAGTTTTTTGCAAAATACTGCCAGGTGCCCCAAACCATCATGCTGTTTGTCGTGAAAGACTTGAAAGTTGCACTGGCAACGACTCATCTCCCGCTGTCGGCAGTGTCCGCCGCCATCACAAAAACGCATTTGCAAACCATTCTGACGCTGCTCAACACCGAATTAAAACATCGATTCCAGATAAAGACACCCCGCATCCTGGTATGCGGCCTGAACCCGCACGCGGGTGAAGGCGGTTACCTGGGCAGAGAGGAAATCGACACCATTAATCCTGTGCTGGAAAGTCTGCGTGCCCAGGGTCTTCTAATTGAAGGCGCGCTGCCCGCTGACACCATCTTCACTCCCAAGTATTTAAATCGCGCAGATGTCGTTCTTGCCATGTACCATGACCAGGCCCTTCCCTTGGTCAAATACCTGGGATTTGGCCATGCGGTCAATGTCACCCTGGGACTGCCCTTCATTCGCACATCGGTTGATCACGGAACAGCCCTGGATATAGCCGGCACGAAAAAAGCGGACGCAGGCAGTCTTGAGGCAGCGTTAACGCTTGCTATCGCCATGCCGCAGTAA
- a CDS encoding peptidylprolyl isomerase: MKKTLLLTLLFVSALFCVSSEAGKNSEPLDQIVAVINDDVVTKSELNRALSIVRLQIAQGQMNSPSDSVLKKQVLDQIINKKLQMQIAKQVGINISDAEIDRVIQNVASKNNLSVDVLYQRINHDGMTTAEYRNELREQMTVQKLQQQEVGSHITVTPEEITSFMHSKLWQNNTSKEYHLEDILIPLSDSPSTDEIAAAKKHAQEVAAKINQGENFRAVAQKESSGSSALKGGDLGWRKLPEIPSAFAQYVVNMQPNEIADPIQTSNGFHIIHLAAERSAEAKNAAPDRAQVEQLLMQRKFEENVQNWLSKMRSQAFITMNGVK; encoded by the coding sequence ATGAAAAAAACACTCTTACTCACTCTCTTGTTCGTTTCCGCGCTTTTTTGCGTAAGCAGCGAAGCCGGAAAAAACAGCGAACCGCTTGACCAGATTGTCGCCGTGATCAATGACGATGTCGTGACAAAATCGGAGTTGAATCGCGCCCTGTCCATAGTCAGGCTGCAGATCGCCCAGGGACAGATGAATTCTCCCTCTGATTCCGTCCTGAAAAAACAAGTCCTGGATCAGATCATCAATAAAAAACTGCAGATGCAGATCGCCAAGCAGGTGGGCATCAATATCAGCGACGCGGAAATAGACCGCGTCATTCAAAACGTGGCTAGCAAAAACAACCTTTCTGTTGACGTGCTTTACCAGCGCATCAACCATGACGGCATGACAACGGCCGAATACAGAAACGAATTACGCGAACAAATGACAGTGCAGAAATTACAACAGCAGGAAGTCGGCAGCCACATCACTGTCACGCCCGAAGAAATCACTTCTTTCATGCATTCCAAGCTTTGGCAGAATAATACCAGCAAGGAATACCATCTCGAAGACATATTGATTCCACTGTCAGACTCGCCATCCACTGATGAAATCGCCGCAGCCAAAAAACATGCCCAAGAAGTGGCTGCAAAAATCAACCAGGGCGAAAACTTCCGCGCCGTGGCGCAAAAAGAATCCAGCGGCAGCAGCGCTTTGAAAGGCGGCGACCTGGGCTGGCGGAAATTACCTGAAATTCCATCTGCCTTCGCCCAGTATGTAGTCAATATGCAGCCCAATGAAATCGCGGACCCCATCCAGACTTCCAATGGTTTTCACATCATCCATCTGGCGGCGGAAAGATCGGCAGAGGCAAAAAACGCGGCACCTGACCGCGCGCAGGTTGAACAATTATTAATGCAGAGAAAGTTTGAAGAGAATGTGCAAAACTGGCTGTCCAAAATGCGCAGTCAGGCATTTATCACCATGAATGGCGTGAAGTGA
- a CDS encoding LPS-assembly protein LptD → MSARKKTTIRYALIAILPVPLLAVSASLATLPADNTDSPTLMSETVARQLGWVEDADSKCGGYYFNQPFTGNIKDNTVTITSDSGLLSQRATSLLEGKVTVTRSGQQITANNAYLYRDPATGKLSAIDMIGNVHLREPRSLVIGKKGRYNFETQAKSLIDIIYRTSINTSSAPAAKPAETGEIQEPASLTAWGRAYEFAQTEPNIYELSRSSYTTCPPVHPAWRIKASHIVLNKNTGRGYATHARILIKNFPVFYVPYINFSIDKQRKTGFLWPTIGGSNKWGPYFQAPFYWNMAPNYDMTFTPGILTKRGVQFINNFRYLTSSSEGNINFSILPSDKAFSDFQESAAKNAQYTNPVNTPNQSASVTQAELNRLLSASDTRAGFLFRDDSRFNENWSSHIDYNYASDDYYQRDFGRNLNEISANQLLQEGDLYYNSQNWNFIGRLQAYQTLHPINESPVLNQYRRFPQLILNGDYPDQAYGLHYFIGNELTHFDIRNTPGASANLPIGNRMHTQPGVSLPLYWSSFYINPRLQLALTDYNLYQTADTGAPNSKHRALPILDIASGIALERNVSFFSHAFQQTLEPQVYYTYIPYRNQSSIPVFDTTVNTLTYDQLFNYNRFTGLDRIGDANQIGVGITTRLIDDISGFEKVRLGVGDIIYFSNRRVTLCNDNSCSDNPSNHSNEQSLSPVSGVLNYHINPSWSFNVNSIWNPISKQLDNTTLAFQYQPDDLRLFNFGYTYARSGDILSGVSTTNASNNLKVTDFSAAWPLVRDILVVGRWSQNWNHEHLQNLLYGLQYDTCCWAVRLVGGRAFTGFDPNNNNKPQYNSEFYIQFSLKGLGDIGSGNPSGLLSGIPGYKSQFGQEI, encoded by the coding sequence ATGTCTGCAAGAAAAAAAACAACTATTCGGTATGCTCTTATTGCGATTCTTCCTGTGCCGCTTCTCGCGGTGTCCGCCTCTCTTGCCACGCTGCCTGCGGACAACACGGACTCCCCCACCTTAATGAGTGAAACTGTAGCCAGACAGCTGGGCTGGGTTGAAGACGCAGACAGCAAATGCGGGGGCTACTACTTTAACCAGCCATTCACCGGAAACATAAAAGATAACACCGTGACCATTACCAGTGACTCCGGCCTGCTGTCTCAACGCGCCACCTCCCTGCTGGAAGGCAAAGTCACAGTCACACGCTCAGGCCAGCAAATCACGGCGAATAATGCTTATTTGTACCGGGATCCTGCCACGGGAAAATTAAGCGCGATTGACATGATAGGAAACGTCCACCTGCGTGAACCGCGCAGCCTGGTGATAGGAAAAAAGGGGCGTTATAACTTTGAAACACAAGCCAAGTCGCTGATTGATATCATCTACCGCACATCCATCAACACATCCAGCGCGCCCGCCGCAAAGCCGGCTGAAACCGGCGAGATCCAGGAACCCGCCAGCCTGACGGCGTGGGGCAGAGCTTACGAATTCGCTCAGACTGAGCCGAATATTTATGAATTGTCGCGCTCAAGTTACACCACTTGTCCGCCTGTTCATCCCGCCTGGCGCATCAAAGCCAGTCATATCGTTCTCAATAAAAACACTGGGCGCGGCTATGCCACACACGCGCGCATCCTGATCAAGAATTTCCCTGTTTTTTATGTGCCCTATATCAATTTTTCCATAGATAAACAGAGGAAAACCGGGTTTTTGTGGCCCACCATCGGCGGCTCCAACAAGTGGGGCCCTTATTTTCAGGCTCCCTTTTACTGGAACATGGCACCCAATTACGACATGACATTCACGCCCGGAATACTCACCAAGCGCGGCGTACAATTCATTAACAATTTCCGTTATCTCACTTCCAGCAGCGAAGGCAATATCAACTTCAGCATTCTGCCCAGTGACAAGGCTTTCAGTGATTTTCAGGAAAGCGCGGCGAAAAACGCCCAATATACCAATCCTGTTAACACGCCCAACCAGTCCGCCAGCGTGACCCAGGCAGAATTGAACCGTTTGCTAAGCGCAAGCGATACACGCGCCGGCTTTCTGTTCCGGGACGATTCCCGGTTCAATGAAAACTGGTCCAGCCACATTGATTACAATTATGCGAGCGATGATTATTATCAGCGGGATTTCGGCAGAAACCTGAATGAAATTTCAGCCAACCAGCTTCTCCAGGAAGGAGATCTCTATTACAACAGCCAGAACTGGAATTTTATCGGACGCCTCCAGGCTTACCAGACACTGCATCCCATCAACGAGTCTCCAGTACTCAACCAATACCGGCGTTTTCCGCAATTAATTTTAAATGGCGATTATCCCGACCAGGCGTATGGTCTGCATTATTTCATCGGCAATGAACTGACGCATTTTGACATACGCAACACCCCGGGCGCGTCCGCCAATCTGCCCATAGGCAACCGCATGCATACCCAGCCTGGAGTAAGCCTGCCGCTTTACTGGTCTTCCTTCTACATTAATCCCCGCCTGCAGCTCGCGCTCACTGATTATAATCTTTACCAGACAGCTGACACAGGCGCACCGAACAGCAAACACCGGGCGCTGCCCATTCTCGATATCGCGTCTGGAATCGCATTGGAGCGTAACGTGTCATTTTTCAGTCATGCCTTCCAGCAGACACTGGAGCCGCAGGTGTATTACACTTACATCCCCTATCGCAATCAATCCAGCATTCCGGTCTTTGACACTACGGTCAATACCCTGACTTACGACCAGCTGTTCAACTACAACCGCTTCACCGGCCTTGACCGCATCGGCGATGCCAACCAGATTGGCGTGGGCATCACTACCCGCCTCATCGATGACATTTCCGGATTTGAAAAAGTCCGGCTGGGCGTAGGCGATATCATCTACTTTTCCAACCGGCGCGTCACTCTGTGCAACGATAACAGCTGCTCGGACAATCCTTCCAATCATAGTAACGAACAAAGTCTTTCGCCCGTTTCCGGCGTATTGAATTACCACATCAATCCATCCTGGAGCTTTAACGTCAACTCAATCTGGAATCCCATTTCCAAGCAGCTGGATAATACGACACTCGCCTTCCAGTACCAACCGGATGACTTGCGCCTGTTTAACTTCGGATATACCTATGCGCGCAGCGGCGACATTCTTTCCGGCGTCTCCACCACCAATGCCAGCAATAACCTGAAAGTCACCGACTTTTCCGCCGCGTGGCCGCTCGTGCGGGACATTCTCGTGGTCGGGCGGTGGAGCCAGAATTGGAACCATGAACATTTGCAGAACCTGTTGTATGGGTTACAATACGACACTTGCTGTTGGGCGGTCAGGCTGGTGGGAGGGCGCGCCTTTACGGGTTTTGACCCCAATAACAACAATAAGCCCCAGTATAATAGCGAATTTTACATTCAATTCTCTCTTAAAGGTTTGGGCGATATAGGATCAGGCAACCCCAGTGGACTGCTGAGCGGCATTCCAGGTTATAAATCACAATTTGGGCAGGAAATTTAA
- a CDS encoding aminoglycoside phosphotransferase family protein — translation MESAQSLKIAESNLIERRQALEDWLKSACGLYDISLQPMPGDASLRRYFRLQAQERSFVVMDAPPPQENVRPFAAISRALRGMGLQTPEIFQADNEQGFLLLTDFGDATYLRTLHAGNAGVLYQRALDALAVLQSCRLVSGHAIPPFTADFMWKEWAWHKEWVMEKLLGLALGHAESALDACYRHIVETASAQPQVFMHRDYHSANLMVLESGETGILDFQDAFIGPVTYDLVSLLRDCYIDWPDAQVQTLALCYAEKLQALDATTRVSRQDFLYWFDLMGLQRHLKALLTFARKHVRDHQPRYLEFVPRTMHYLLNVSQRYPELSALHVYLRDTLKPALSKVVKSSRVIK, via the coding sequence ATGGAATCCGCGCAGTCTTTAAAAATTGCGGAATCAAATCTGATTGAGCGCAGACAAGCCCTGGAAGATTGGCTGAAGTCCGCTTGCGGGCTGTATGATATCTCGCTTCAGCCCATGCCAGGTGATGCGAGCCTGCGCCGTTATTTCCGCCTTCAGGCGCAGGAGCGCTCGTTCGTTGTCATGGATGCTCCGCCGCCGCAGGAGAATGTCCGTCCGTTTGCCGCGATTTCACGGGCCTTGAGAGGCATGGGATTGCAAACGCCCGAAATTTTCCAGGCTGACAATGAACAAGGGTTTTTGCTGCTGACGGATTTTGGTGACGCCACTTATCTCAGAACGCTGCATGCCGGCAATGCGGGAGTGCTTTATCAGCGCGCCCTGGATGCTCTTGCTGTCCTGCAGTCTTGCCGGTTGGTGTCAGGTCATGCCATACCGCCTTTCACTGCGGACTTCATGTGGAAAGAATGGGCATGGCACAAGGAATGGGTGATGGAGAAATTGCTGGGCTTGGCCTTGGGGCACGCAGAAAGCGCGCTGGATGCCTGCTACCGGCATATTGTGGAAACAGCTTCTGCTCAGCCCCAGGTCTTTATGCACAGGGATTATCATTCAGCCAATCTTATGGTTTTGGAATCAGGTGAAACAGGGATACTCGATTTTCAGGATGCTTTTATTGGTCCTGTCACTTACGACCTGGTTTCCCTGCTGCGCGATTGCTATATTGACTGGCCCGATGCGCAGGTTCAGACCCTTGCGCTCTGTTATGCTGAGAAACTGCAGGCTCTGGATGCAACGACGCGCGTCAGCAGGCAGGATTTTTTATACTGGTTTGATTTAATGGGGCTGCAGCGGCATTTGAAAGCCCTGCTTACCTTCGCACGCAAGCATGTGCGTGATCATCAACCGCGTTATCTTGAGTTTGTTCCGCGCACAATGCATTACTTGCTGAATGTGAGCCAGCGTTATCCGGAATTATCCGCCTTGCATGTCTATCTGCGCGATACGTTGAAACCGGCTTTGAGCAAGGTGGTAAAATCGAGCAGGGTGATAAAATGA
- the murU gene encoding N-acetylmuramate alpha-1-phosphate uridylyltransferase MurU gives MKKAMILAAGRGERMGLLTARTPKPLLRVGGRFLIEYAISGIRQAGINEIIINISYQGHLIKNALGDGAQYGVKIIYSEEAERLETGGGIFQALPYLGKEPFLVVSSDVVTDFPLSALPPQPEGLAHLVMVANPFYHPEGDFGLHEGKIDLHTGPALTFANIGIYRPELFAGCSAGHFRLAAVLKPAIMAGKVTGEYYQGAWHNIGTPDDLAQLEEAGSKSVLP, from the coding sequence ATGAAGAAGGCGATGATACTGGCCGCGGGACGCGGCGAACGCATGGGCCTTCTGACCGCCCGTACACCCAAACCCTTGCTGCGGGTGGGGGGGCGTTTTCTTATTGAATATGCTATTTCCGGTATCAGGCAGGCGGGAATAAATGAAATCATTATCAATATCTCGTATCAAGGCCATCTCATTAAAAATGCGCTGGGTGACGGCGCCCAATATGGCGTGAAAATCATTTATTCAGAAGAAGCGGAGCGCCTGGAAACCGGCGGAGGTATTTTTCAGGCCTTGCCATACCTGGGGAAAGAGCCTTTTCTGGTAGTCAGCAGTGATGTCGTCACCGATTTTCCTCTGTCGGCGCTGCCGCCTCAGCCTGAGGGGCTTGCGCATCTTGTCATGGTGGCAAACCCTTTTTATCACCCGGAAGGTGATTTCGGCCTTCATGAGGGAAAAATCGACTTGCACACCGGGCCGGCGCTGACCTTTGCCAATATCGGCATTTATCGGCCGGAATTGTTTGCCGGGTGCAGTGCCGGGCATTTCCGGCTGGCGGCGGTGCTCAAGCCGGCGATCATGGCAGGAAAGGTGACGGGGGAATATTATCAGGGGGCGTGGCATAACATTGGTACCCCTGATGACTTGGCGCAGCTGGAGGAAGCCGGCAGCAAGTCTGTTTTGCCTTGA
- a CDS encoding YifB family Mg chelatase-like AAA ATPase — MALAIVYSRSSSGITAPLVTVEAHLAFGMAGFFIVGLPEAAVKESRDRVRSALVNSNFEFPSRRITVNLAPADLPKEGAGFDLPIALGILAASGQIPRDRLEESEFTGELALSGDLRPVRGVLTMTLGAHHAGRRLIVPEVNAMEASLADQATVLSANHLLQVCAYLKGEQNLPRSVRPRFDPENENTPDLAEVKGQPHAKRALEIAAAGRHSLLYIGPPGTGKTMLASRLPGILPPLQEDEALEAAAVASLSHRGFNPLHWRRISFRSPHHSSSSAALVGGGRPPRPGEISLAHHGVLFLDELPEFNRQALECLREPLESGSITISRAAVQAVFPARFQLVAAMNPCPCGYAGSTQEFCQCDTEKIKRYLGKLSGPLLDRIDMQVEVTRPRPELLIKPGSYPDETSAEVRGRVMYARQRQQQRQGKCNAMLTAGELDSYCLLDAQARDLLAQVMLRFGLSARVCHRLVKMARTIADLADMEVITLEHLGEALNYRCLDRSRMMI, encoded by the coding sequence ATGGCTCTTGCAATTGTATATAGCCGGTCATCATCGGGCATTACCGCTCCTCTCGTTACGGTGGAAGCGCACCTGGCTTTTGGAATGGCCGGATTTTTTATTGTCGGATTACCCGAGGCTGCGGTGAAGGAAAGCCGTGATCGCGTGCGCAGCGCGCTGGTGAATTCGAATTTTGAATTTCCATCAAGACGGATTACGGTCAATCTTGCGCCGGCAGATTTACCTAAAGAAGGCGCAGGTTTTGATTTGCCTATTGCGCTTGGCATTCTCGCCGCATCGGGACAAATTCCGCGGGACCGGCTGGAAGAATCCGAGTTTACAGGCGAATTGGCGTTATCAGGGGATTTGCGCCCGGTTCGCGGGGTGTTGACGATGACTCTGGGCGCGCACCATGCTGGCCGCCGCCTGATCGTGCCCGAGGTAAACGCGATGGAAGCGTCATTAGCTGATCAGGCAACGGTGCTGTCAGCGAACCATTTGCTGCAAGTCTGCGCTTATCTGAAGGGCGAACAGAATTTGCCTCGCAGCGTGCGCCCGCGTTTTGACCCGGAAAATGAAAATACTCCGGATCTTGCTGAAGTGAAAGGCCAGCCGCACGCCAAGCGTGCGCTTGAAATTGCGGCGGCGGGACGCCACAGTCTGTTATATATCGGTCCTCCGGGTACCGGCAAGACCATGCTGGCCAGCAGGCTGCCAGGAATATTGCCGCCCCTGCAGGAAGACGAAGCGTTGGAAGCGGCGGCGGTTGCTTCTCTCAGTCACCGCGGATTCAACCCCTTGCACTGGCGGCGGATTTCTTTCAGGTCTCCTCATCACAGCAGTTCCAGCGCGGCGCTGGTGGGAGGCGGGCGACCGCCCCGTCCAGGTGAAATTTCACTGGCTCATCACGGGGTTTTGTTTCTGGATGAGCTGCCTGAATTTAACCGGCAGGCGCTGGAGTGTTTGCGGGAACCTCTGGAATCAGGGTCTATCACCATATCGAGGGCGGCTGTCCAGGCAGTGTTTCCCGCCCGCTTTCAACTGGTGGCAGCCATGAATCCTTGCCCTTGCGGGTATGCGGGCAGCACGCAGGAATTCTGCCAGTGTGATACGGAGAAAATCAAACGCTATCTTGGCAAGCTTTCCGGTCCGCTGCTGGACCGCATTGACATGCAGGTCGAAGTGACGCGGCCCCGCCCGGAATTACTGATAAAGCCGGGTTCTTATCCGGATGAAACCAGCGCGGAAGTCCGCGGCAGGGTGATGTACGCTCGCCAACGTCAACAACAACGGCAAGGTAAATGCAATGCGATGCTGACCGCGGGTGAGCTTGATTCTTATTGTCTGCTGGATGCGCAAGCCCGGGATTTGCTGGCGCAGGTCATGCTGCGGTTCGGGTTATCCGCGCGCGTTTGTCATCGCCTGGTCAAGATGGCCCGCACGATCGCCGACCTGGCTGACATGGAAGTCATTACGTTGGAACATCTGGGGGAAGCGTTGAATTATAGGTGCCTGGATAGGTCAAGAATGATGATTTAA
- a CDS encoding ferredoxin reductase domain-containing protein, whose translation MSNTYFYEVIRIQTLVGEVSQIFLEPGSHLALSYEAGQYVNVLHRDQSASPLSIACAPFSSRVLEFHLFHPPENHQARDLLQMGKKEKSWRLTGPFGDCTVGRLHPRKPLFFIARGTGFASVKAVIEALSQAQRRPPMHLYWSMPLRSEFYLENLLEQWAEEIDGFGCTLISRDHRAGKADSLCETLIHDWGDLSDCQIYASGSPSFVNAAFSILRDYGLQRSFFYSDVVSG comes from the coding sequence TTGTCTAATACGTATTTCTATGAAGTCATCCGTATACAAACCCTGGTGGGTGAAGTGTCGCAGATTTTTCTTGAACCTGGTTCGCATCTTGCGCTGTCTTATGAGGCGGGACAATATGTCAATGTGCTTCACCGTGACCAGAGTGCTTCTCCGCTGTCCATTGCCTGCGCCCCTTTCAGCAGCCGTGTCCTGGAGTTTCACCTGTTTCATCCCCCTGAAAACCATCAGGCCAGGGATTTGCTGCAAATGGGAAAAAAGGAAAAGTCTTGGAGACTGACCGGACCGTTTGGTGACTGCACAGTCGGCCGTCTGCATCCGCGTAAACCGCTATTTTTTATTGCCCGTGGCACCGGGTTCGCGTCAGTCAAGGCTGTGATTGAAGCATTGTCGCAAGCACAGCGCCGGCCGCCTATGCATTTATACTGGAGCATGCCTTTACGCTCCGAGTTTTATCTGGAAAATCTGCTTGAGCAGTGGGCTGAAGAGATAGACGGTTTTGGTTGCACGCTCATCTCGCGCGATCATCGCGCCGGCAAGGCCGACTCCCTTTGTGAAACATTGATCCATGATTGGGGTGATCTGTCTGATTGTCAGATTTATGCAAGTGGTTCGCCCTCTTTTGTGAATGCCGCATTTTCTATCTTGCGCGATTACGGCTTGCAGCGCAGTTTCTTTTATTCCGACGTTGTTTCTGGGTAA
- the rpoH gene encoding RNA polymerase sigma factor RpoH has protein sequence MNTSLQTVDVRLPVSSLETYLHYVNQIPMLTQEEEHDLAVRLQKHNELGAAKRLILAHLRYVVRVAKGYQGYGLPLADLIQEGNIGLMKAVRRFNPDVGVRLVTFAMHWIKAEIHEYILRNWRIVKVATTKAQRKLFFNLRNLKKRLGWMTQQEVDDIARDLKVKPETVREMEMRLATSDASFDGYDDDEDDQHHFTPAGFLEDMRYNPAQQLENTDWSEQSSDTIYHALEKLDERSQDIIRTRWLDENKLTLQDLADKYQISAERVRQLEKNAMQKLRAAFEETIAA, from the coding sequence ATAAATACGAGTCTACAAACCGTTGATGTTCGCCTGCCGGTTAGCAGTCTGGAAACTTACCTGCATTATGTAAACCAGATTCCCATGCTGACCCAGGAAGAAGAACACGACCTCGCTGTCCGGCTCCAGAAGCATAACGAACTGGGGGCGGCTAAACGTCTCATTTTAGCCCACTTACGCTATGTGGTACGCGTTGCCAAAGGTTACCAGGGATATGGTCTTCCCCTGGCTGACCTTATCCAGGAAGGCAACATTGGCCTGATGAAAGCAGTCCGCCGCTTCAATCCCGATGTGGGTGTACGCCTGGTCACTTTTGCCATGCACTGGATCAAAGCTGAAATTCACGAATACATCCTGCGCAACTGGCGTATTGTCAAGGTGGCGACCACCAAGGCCCAACGCAAGCTGTTCTTTAATTTGCGTAACCTTAAAAAACGCCTGGGCTGGATGACGCAACAGGAAGTCGATGATATTGCCAGGGACCTGAAGGTCAAGCCTGAAACCGTCCGGGAAATGGAAATGCGTCTTGCCACTTCGGATGCTTCTTTTGACGGATATGATGACGACGAGGATGACCAGCATCATTTCACGCCTGCCGGATTTTTGGAAGACATGCGTTACAACCCGGCACAACAGCTGGAAAATACCGACTGGTCAGAACAATCCAGTGACACCATTTATCATGCCCTGGAAAAGCTGGATGAACGCAGCCAGGATATCATACGCACCCGCTGGCTGGATGAGAACAAATTAACCCTGCAAGACCTGGCGGACAAATACCAGATTTCTGCAGAACGCGTGCGCCAGCTGGAAAAGAATGCCATGCAAAAACTGCGCGCGGCATTTGAAGAAACCATCGCCGCGTAA
- the ftsY gene encoding signal recognition particle-docking protein FtsY has product MFDFLKRKKNTDTADSPNPVETGIAPAGEDIRNKPGLFARLKQGLSKTRATLATGMANLFLGKKEISQDLLNDIEMALLTADVGVETTDQLIQALTRKLARKELNDAQTAFHFLQEEMKQILRPCAVPLSIAPETRPFVILVVGINGSGKTTTIGKLASHFKQQGKHIMLAAGDTFRAAAIEQLQVWGSRNQVPVIAQQPGADTAAVIFDAMEAAKARGADILIADTAGRLHTQSNLMAELQKVKRVLAKTDSSAPHETLIVLDASLGQNALNQVKQFNEAMGVTGIVLTKLDGTAKGGIIFAIANQTKIPIRFIGIGEGIQDLRPFDADDFVNALFAGESSQPAPSA; this is encoded by the coding sequence ATGTTTGACTTTCTCAAGAGAAAAAAAAATACCGATACAGCAGACAGCCCTAACCCTGTTGAAACGGGCATCGCGCCTGCTGGAGAAGATATCCGGAACAAGCCGGGGCTTTTCGCCCGTCTCAAACAAGGACTATCAAAAACCCGAGCTACTCTCGCAACAGGCATGGCCAATCTTTTTCTTGGCAAAAAAGAGATCAGCCAGGATTTGTTAAATGATATAGAAATGGCTTTATTGACGGCGGATGTCGGCGTTGAAACAACCGACCAGTTAATTCAAGCCCTGACCAGGAAGCTCGCGCGCAAAGAACTGAATGACGCCCAAACGGCCTTTCATTTTCTCCAGGAAGAAATGAAACAAATTCTCAGGCCCTGCGCAGTACCCTTATCCATCGCCCCGGAAACCAGGCCCTTTGTTATTCTCGTTGTCGGGATTAACGGGTCAGGAAAGACCACCACCATAGGCAAACTCGCCAGTCATTTCAAACAGCAAGGAAAGCATATCATGCTGGCGGCAGGTGATACTTTCCGCGCAGCGGCCATTGAACAGCTTCAGGTTTGGGGCAGCCGCAACCAGGTTCCCGTGATCGCTCAGCAACCGGGAGCCGATACTGCCGCAGTCATTTTCGACGCCATGGAAGCAGCCAAGGCCCGTGGCGCGGATATATTGATTGCGGATACGGCCGGCCGTCTGCACACCCAGTCCAACCTGATGGCCGAACTGCAAAAAGTCAAACGCGTGCTCGCCAAGACCGATTCTTCCGCGCCGCACGAAACCCTGATCGTGCTGGATGCCTCATTGGGCCAGAATGCCTTGAACCAGGTCAAGCAATTCAATGAAGCCATGGGCGTGACCGGCATTGTATTAACCAAGCTTGATGGCACCGCCAAGGGCGGCATTATTTTTGCCATTGCCAACCAGACAAAAATACCTATTAGATTCATAGGGATAGGAGAAGGAATTCAAGACTTGCGGCCTTTTGACGCAGATGATTTTGTCAACGCCTTGTTCGCCGGCGAATCCTCCCAGCCCGCCCCATCCGCGTAG